A genomic stretch from Desulfolutivibrio sulfodismutans DSM 3696 includes:
- a CDS encoding sensor histidine kinase, translated as MNAVRRFVSVLSLDRHLAPVLTVVFAGVLLSTLLAYFSTKNTLTKLALGQTHQTLGFLNREIGSRVKEIAARLDLWSREDIYALALENSYLGVSAREEATRRMASRVKGSSFDRVFLIKLSGEIVAASNPDMVGRFSVGDRAYFQKALDGNLSMETLAAGRHSQVPMLVIAAPIRTPEGILAGVIAVAMETSRFAEELPLGMHTRETGTGFILDKTGVILAAPSGIASGHSWANWRMDEVRKSATSGEPAHFREGDVKRVLMAMSNAETEWYLVLSAEEDELLRPAARIAWLTGGVSLATLALVALTLAALGRAMAGLRQSEEKFSRIFMFAPDTILLADMETGKVVDANEAFTAQTGYAREDILGKTSAEVPLYVNKSDREDFHRHLLRDGRVDHFECESRYKDGSLAICSLSGQIVIFGGRRYLMTMVRDITETKRMQEMMVQTEKMISVGGIAAGIAHEINNPLGIVLQASQNIVQRTRPDFRKNLEAAEKIGLDMRLLDQYMKVRKLDVFIEDIQSAASRASAIIRHMLDFSRRSESRRTVCDIRAIADSALNLASNDYDLKKSYDFKKIEIVRDYGPDLPGIGCTATEIEQVLLNVLRNAAQAMAQATPPVAAPRIAVRIRDLADRVRIEIEDNGPGVPEGVRTRIFEPFFTTKQPGVGTGLGLSVSYFIVTKGHGGKMTLETGPDGGAVFCIDLPKDERLEG; from the coding sequence ATGAACGCCGTCCGAAGGTTTGTTTCGGTCTTGTCCTTGGACCGGCATCTGGCCCCGGTCCTGACCGTGGTCTTTGCCGGGGTGCTTTTGAGCACCCTTCTGGCCTATTTTTCGACCAAGAACACCCTGACGAAACTGGCCCTGGGCCAGACCCACCAGACCCTGGGATTCCTCAACCGGGAGATCGGCTCCCGGGTCAAGGAAATAGCCGCCCGGCTCGACCTGTGGAGTCGTGAAGATATCTATGCCCTGGCCCTGGAGAACTCTTACCTGGGGGTGTCGGCCCGCGAGGAGGCCACCCGGCGTATGGCCTCCCGGGTCAAGGGCAGCTCGTTTGACCGGGTGTTTTTGATCAAGCTCAGCGGCGAAATCGTGGCCGCTTCGAACCCGGACATGGTGGGCCGCTTCTCGGTCGGGGACAGGGCCTATTTCCAGAAGGCCCTGGACGGAAACCTCTCCATGGAGACCCTGGCCGCCGGACGCCATTCCCAAGTGCCCATGCTGGTGATTGCAGCGCCCATCCGCACCCCGGAAGGGATCCTGGCCGGGGTCATTGCCGTGGCCATGGAGACTTCTCGCTTTGCCGAGGAGTTGCCCCTCGGGATGCATACCCGGGAAACCGGCACCGGCTTTATCCTGGACAAGACCGGGGTCATCCTTGCCGCACCATCCGGCATCGCCTCGGGACATTCCTGGGCGAACTGGCGCATGGACGAGGTCCGGAAGTCCGCTACCTCGGGAGAACCAGCCCATTTTCGCGAGGGAGACGTGAAGCGTGTGCTTATGGCCATGTCCAACGCCGAGACCGAGTGGTACCTGGTGCTTTCAGCCGAAGAGGATGAGCTCCTGCGCCCGGCCGCCCGCATCGCCTGGCTGACCGGCGGCGTGTCCCTGGCCACCCTGGCCCTGGTGGCCCTGACACTGGCCGCCCTGGGACGGGCCATGGCCGGATTGCGCCAGTCCGAGGAAAAATTCTCCCGGATATTCATGTTCGCCCCGGACACCATTCTCCTGGCGGACATGGAAACCGGAAAAGTCGTCGACGCCAACGAAGCCTTCACCGCACAAACGGGCTACGCGCGCGAGGATATCCTGGGCAAAACCTCGGCCGAGGTTCCTCTTTATGTTAACAAATCGGACAGGGAAGACTTCCACCGCCACTTGCTCCGGGACGGCCGGGTGGACCATTTCGAATGCGAGTCCCGCTACAAGGACGGCTCCCTGGCCATCTGCTCCCTCTCCGGACAGATCGTGATCTTCGGCGGCAGGCGCTACCTCATGACCATGGTCCGGGACATCACCGAGACCAAGCGGATGCAGGAGATGATGGTCCAGACCGAAAAGATGATCTCCGTGGGGGGCATCGCCGCAGGCATCGCCCACGAGATCAACAACCCCCTGGGCATCGTGCTCCAGGCCTCCCAGAACATCGTGCAGCGCACCCGGCCGGACTTCCGCAAGAACCTGGAGGCCGCCGAAAAAATCGGCCTGGATATGCGTCTTTTGGACCAATACATGAAAGTCCGAAAGCTCGACGTCTTCATCGAGGACATCCAGTCCGCCGCCTCCCGGGCCTCGGCCATCATCCGGCACATGCTCGATTTCAGCAGGCGCAGCGAATCCCGCCGCACGGTCTGCGACATCCGGGCCATTGCCGACAGCGCCCTGAACCTGGCCTCCAACGACTACGACCTCAAAAAAAGCTACGACTTCAAAAAAATCGAGATCGTGCGGGACTACGGCCCGGATCTGCCAGGCATCGGCTGCACGGCCACGGAGATCGAGCAGGTGTTGCTCAACGTGCTCAGAAACGCCGCCCAGGCCATGGCCCAGGCCACTCCCCCCGTGGCCGCGCCGCGCATCGCCGTGCGCATCCGGGATCTTGCGGATCGGGTCCGCATCGAGATTGAGGACAACGGCCCTGGCGTGCCGGAGGGGGTCCGCACCCGGATATTCGAACCGTTTTTCACCACCAAGCAGCCCGGGGTCGGCACCGGGCTCGGGCTGTCCGTGTCCTATTTCATCGTGACCAAGGGCCATGGCGGCAAGATGACCCTCGAAACCGGCCCTGACGGCGGGGCGGTCTTTTGCATCGACCTGCCCAAGGACGAAAGGCTTGAGGGATAA
- a CDS encoding response regulator, translating into MATSRILILDDEERIRDLLTQYLEDFDEFTILGAHSGEQALELLAKAPAAVAVVDMRLPGMSGAQFIREAMARGVCRHFLVHTGSVDMVISTELKELGLTRQDFFFKPAGADAILDRIRECLSQGDA; encoded by the coding sequence ATGGCCACCTCACGCATTCTTATCCTCGACGACGAGGAGCGCATCCGGGATCTGTTGACCCAATATCTGGAAGATTTCGACGAGTTTACCATACTCGGCGCCCATTCCGGGGAACAGGCCCTGGAACTTCTGGCAAAGGCGCCTGCCGCCGTGGCCGTGGTGGACATGCGCCTGCCAGGCATGAGCGGCGCCCAGTTCATCCGGGAGGCCATGGCCCGGGGCGTGTGCCGCCATTTTCTGGTGCATACCGGCTCGGTGGACATGGTCATCAGCACCGAGCTCAAAGAGCTGGGCCTGACCAGGCAGGATTTTTTCTTCAAACCGGCCGGGGCCGACGCCATCCTGGACCGGATACGGGAATGCCTGTCCCAAGGAGACGCTTGA
- a CDS encoding HD-GYP domain-containing protein produces the protein MLLKPGPLDPAEWEIMRRHCLYGCEILGPLNGTDTAQNACGFLLGPLESGDNELLRLARILALYHHERWDGTGYPIGLAGEAIPLEARIVSVVDVYDALRSDRPYKKAFPVEKCFALLQKGAGSQFDPAIIEAFFREVDAIRAIRQKWKD, from the coding sequence GTGCTGCTCAAGCCCGGGCCGCTCGATCCGGCCGAATGGGAGATCATGCGCCGCCATTGCCTCTACGGCTGCGAGATCCTGGGACCGCTCAACGGCACCGACACGGCCCAAAACGCCTGCGGTTTCCTGCTCGGCCCCCTGGAATCCGGCGACAACGAACTTTTGCGCCTGGCCCGCATCCTGGCCCTGTACCACCACGAACGGTGGGACGGCACGGGCTACCCCATCGGGCTGGCGGGGGAGGCCATCCCCCTGGAGGCCCGCATTGTGTCCGTGGTGGACGTGTACGACGCCCTGCGCAGCGACCGGCCCTACAAAAAGGCCTTCCCCGTGGAAAAATGCTTCGCCCTGTTGCAAAAAGGCGCGGGCAGCCAGTTCGATCCAGCGATCATTGAAGCCTTTTTCCGCGAGGTCGACGCCATCCGGGCCATTCGGCAAAAGTGGAAGGACTAG
- a CDS encoding MotA/TolQ/ExbB proton channel family protein codes for MDLMPHLDVWAMIREATPTVKVVLALLAAMSVLSWAVILHKLFTLLPAALASRAALAAALAALEHGNPLTAALALAKKHPRAPLAGAAQAALAVLGQAAGGPPSSKRLQTAIQAADLAGTQTLRGHERGIGILAACSGAAPFIGLFGTVWGVMHAFHALGLVQTQALTLVAPGIAEALVATALGLAVAVPASVAFNAAVGAVDGLERDLEALTLCLAAAAPEGEG; via the coding sequence ATGGACCTCATGCCCCACCTCGACGTCTGGGCCATGATCCGGGAGGCCACGCCCACGGTCAAGGTCGTGCTGGCCCTTTTGGCCGCCATGTCGGTTCTGAGCTGGGCCGTCATCCTGCACAAACTTTTCACCCTGCTCCCGGCGGCCCTGGCCTCCCGGGCCGCCCTGGCCGCCGCCCTGGCCGCCCTGGAACACGGGAATCCCCTCACGGCCGCCCTGGCCCTGGCAAAAAAACATCCCCGCGCCCCCCTGGCCGGGGCCGCGCAAGCCGCCCTGGCGGTCCTCGGCCAGGCAGCAGGCGGACCGCCATCGTCCAAACGCCTCCAGACCGCCATCCAGGCCGCTGACCTGGCCGGAACCCAGACCCTTCGCGGCCACGAGCGGGGCATCGGCATCCTGGCCGCCTGTTCCGGGGCCGCGCCCTTTATCGGCCTGTTCGGCACGGTGTGGGGGGTCATGCACGCCTTCCACGCCCTGGGGCTGGTCCAAACCCAGGCGCTTACCCTGGTGGCCCCGGGTATCGCCGAGGCCCTGGTGGCCACGGCCCTGGGGCTGGCCGTGGCCGTGCCCGCCAGCGTGGCCTTCAACGCCGCCGTGGGCGCGGTGGATGGCCTGGAGCGGGATCTGGAGGCCCTGACGCTTTGCCTTGCCGCCGCTGCGCCCGAGGGGGAGGGCTGA
- a CDS encoding ExbD/TolR family protein — protein sequence MSRRTAARHRLQAAINVLPFVDVMLVLLVIFLVAIPPLIQGLSVELPFTRTVEAVHEDAGHIVITVKKDGTLFVEDFAALLPDMEKHVRVLAVERGKKVYLRADRDTPHGQVVAVMDAAKRAGAQAVYVVTEPYPEEGDGRAAGAQPDGGSEAAPQGASSGTRP from the coding sequence GTGTCCCGCCGCACAGCCGCCCGCCACCGCCTCCAGGCCGCCATCAACGTCCTGCCCTTCGTGGACGTCATGCTGGTTCTGCTGGTCATCTTCCTGGTGGCCATCCCGCCCCTGATCCAGGGACTTTCCGTGGAGCTGCCCTTTACCCGCACGGTTGAGGCCGTGCATGAGGACGCGGGGCACATCGTGATCACCGTCAAAAAGGACGGGACGCTTTTCGTGGAGGATTTCGCGGCGCTTCTGCCGGACATGGAGAAGCATGTCCGGGTGCTGGCGGTGGAGCGCGGCAAGAAGGTCTATCTGCGGGCCGACCGGGACACGCCCCACGGCCAGGTGGTTGCGGTCATGGACGCGGCCAAACGGGCCGGGGCCCAGGCCGTGTATGTCGTCACGGAGCCGTATCCGGAGGAAGGGGACGGGAGGGCGGCCGGGGCGCAGCCCGACGGCGGTTCCGAGGCCGCTCCCCAGGGAGCGTCGTCCGGAACGAGGCCATGA
- the ahcY gene encoding adenosylhomocysteinase yields the protein MEYDVKDLGLAEQGKLRMEWAGQSMPVLKNIGERFKKEKPLSGMRIAACLHVTTETANLMRVLKDGGAEAYLCASNPLSTQDDVAAALVKEYGIPTFAIKGEDNASYYRHIMSCLDAKPHITMDDGADLLVTLHSEKKELIKDVIGGTEETTTGVIRLKAMAAKGVLSYPVIAVNDALTKHMFDNRYGTGQSTIDGIIRATNRLLAGSNFVVCGYGWCGKGLASRAHGMGANVIVIEVDPLRALEAMMDGFRVMPLAEAAPIGDFFCTVTGDIHVIRYEHFEVMKSGAIVCNSGHFNVEIDLDALYAKATARRMIRDFVEEITLPSGAHVNILAEGRLVNLASAEGHPSSVMDMSFANQALSAEYLVQNYKSLAKNVFKVPDPIDQEIARLKLASMGADIDVLTPEQVKYLSSFDMGT from the coding sequence ATGGAATACGACGTCAAAGACCTGGGTCTGGCCGAACAGGGCAAGCTGCGCATGGAATGGGCCGGCCAGTCCATGCCGGTTTTGAAAAACATCGGCGAGCGCTTCAAGAAGGAAAAACCCCTGTCCGGAATGCGCATCGCCGCCTGCCTGCATGTGACCACCGAGACCGCCAACCTGATGCGGGTCTTGAAAGACGGCGGGGCCGAGGCCTACCTGTGCGCCTCCAACCCCTTAAGCACCCAGGACGACGTGGCCGCCGCCCTGGTCAAGGAATACGGCATCCCCACGTTCGCCATCAAGGGCGAGGACAACGCCAGCTACTACCGCCACATCATGTCCTGCCTGGATGCCAAGCCGCACATCACCATGGATGACGGCGCGGACCTGCTGGTCACCCTGCATTCCGAGAAAAAAGAGCTCATCAAGGACGTCATCGGCGGCACCGAAGAAACCACCACCGGCGTCATCCGCCTCAAGGCCATGGCCGCCAAGGGCGTCCTGTCCTATCCGGTCATCGCCGTGAACGACGCCCTCACCAAGCACATGTTCGACAACCGCTACGGCACGGGCCAGTCCACCATCGACGGCATCATCCGGGCCACCAACCGTCTGTTGGCTGGATCCAATTTCGTGGTCTGCGGCTACGGCTGGTGCGGCAAGGGCCTAGCCTCCCGGGCCCACGGCATGGGCGCCAACGTCATCGTCATCGAGGTCGACCCCCTGCGCGCCCTGGAGGCCATGATGGACGGCTTCCGGGTCATGCCCCTGGCCGAGGCGGCCCCCATCGGCGATTTCTTCTGCACCGTCACCGGCGACATCCACGTCATCCGCTACGAGCACTTCGAGGTCATGAAAAGCGGGGCCATCGTGTGCAATTCCGGCCATTTCAACGTGGAGATCGACCTGGATGCCCTCTATGCCAAGGCCACGGCCCGGCGCATGATCCGCGATTTCGTGGAAGAGATCACCCTGCCAAGCGGCGCCCACGTCAACATCCTGGCCGAGGGACGCCTGGTCAACCTGGCCTCGGCCGAGGGCCATCCGTCCAGCGTTATGGACATGAGCTTCGCCAACCAGGCCCTTTCCGCCGAATACCTGGTGCAGAACTACAAGAGCCTGGCGAAAAACGTCTTCAAGGTGCCCGATCCCATCGACCAGGAGATCGCCCGCCTGAAGCTGGCCTCCATGGGCGCGGACATCGACGTGCTGACCCCGGAGCAGGTGAAATACCTGTCCTCCTTCGACATGGGCACCTAG
- the metK gene encoding methionine adenosyltransferase, with translation MINAKGHYLFSSESVTEGHPDKVADQISDAVLDALLAQDPDSHVACETLVTTGMAFIAGEITTNAYADLPAIVRETVKEIGYNSSTMGFDWETCAVVSSVDKQSVDIAQGVNRTKPEDQGAGDQGMMFGFACTETETLMPAPIYYAHKLSRRLSYVRKNAVLDFLRPDGKTQVAVEYVDGRPVRIDNVVVACQHDENIAYPDLVEAIKQEVIFKTLPEEMVDKKTKVYVNTTGRFVIGGPMGDCGLTGRKIIQDTYGGMGNHGGGAFSGKDPSKVDRSGAYMARYIAKNLVASGAAERCEVQIAYCIGVAEPLSVLVTSFGTGVAPDEELTKAVRQVFDLRPYFIIKKLDLKRPIYKLTSCYGHFGRERPEFTWETTDMAGDLKTALKL, from the coding sequence ATGATCAATGCCAAAGGTCATTATCTTTTCAGCTCCGAATCCGTCACCGAGGGGCATCCGGACAAGGTCGCGGATCAGATTTCCGACGCCGTTCTGGACGCCTTGCTGGCGCAGGATCCCGATTCCCATGTGGCCTGCGAGACCCTGGTGACCACGGGCATGGCGTTTATCGCCGGAGAGATCACCACCAATGCCTATGCCGACCTTCCGGCCATCGTCCGGGAGACCGTCAAGGAGATCGGTTACAATAGCTCCACCATGGGTTTCGACTGGGAGACCTGCGCCGTGGTGTCCTCGGTGGACAAGCAGTCCGTGGACATCGCCCAGGGCGTCAACCGCACCAAGCCCGAGGATCAGGGCGCGGGCGACCAGGGCATGATGTTCGGCTTTGCCTGCACCGAGACCGAGACGCTGATGCCCGCCCCCATCTATTACGCCCACAAGCTTTCCCGCCGCCTGTCCTACGTGCGCAAGAACGCGGTCCTGGATTTCCTGCGCCCCGACGGCAAGACCCAGGTGGCCGTGGAATACGTGGACGGCAGGCCCGTGCGCATCGACAACGTGGTGGTGGCCTGCCAGCACGACGAAAACATCGCCTACCCGGACCTTGTCGAGGCCATCAAGCAAGAGGTCATCTTCAAGACCCTGCCCGAGGAGATGGTGGACAAAAAGACCAAGGTCTACGTGAACACCACCGGCCGTTTCGTCATCGGCGGCCCCATGGGCGACTGCGGGCTCACCGGCCGCAAGATCATCCAGGACACCTACGGCGGCATGGGCAACCACGGCGGCGGCGCGTTTTCCGGCAAGGATCCCTCCAAGGTGGACCGCTCGGGCGCGTACATGGCCCGGTATATAGCCAAGAACCTGGTGGCCTCGGGCGCTGCGGAACGTTGCGAGGTGCAGATCGCCTATTGCATCGGCGTGGCCGAGCCTTTGTCGGTCCTGGTCACCTCGTTCGGAACCGGCGTGGCCCCGGATGAGGAACTGACCAAGGCCGTGCGTCAGGTCTTCGATCTGCGCCCCTATTTCATCATCAAAAAGCTTGACCTCAAACGCCCGATCTACAAGCTGACCTCCTGCTACGGGCATTTCGGCCGCGAGCGCCCGGAATTCACCTGGGAGACGACCGATATGGCGGGCGATCTGAAAACGGCGCTTAAGCTGTAG
- the panC gene encoding pantoate--beta-alanine ligase, with translation MRIVSDPKQMQEISIDLRYERKTVGFVPTMGFFHQGHTSLMEYARERADVVVVSLFVNPAQFGPNEDLDRYPRDLDHDREVAASAGVDILFTPDPAAMYAPDASTFVTVEGVSAGLCGASRPTHFRGVATVVTKLFMLVNPTFAVFGEKDRQQLAVISRMVRDLNIPVAVVGRPIVREADGLALSSRNVFLSREERDQAPWINKALEAGAALAASGIRDVKTILAAARDILAAYAPLGAVDYLEAVDPESMQPVETAAGPVVLAAAVQFSRARLIDNRLALPPHEA, from the coding sequence GTGCGTATCGTTTCCGACCCGAAACAGATGCAAGAAATTTCGATTGATCTGCGCTATGAGCGTAAAACAGTAGGATTCGTGCCCACCATGGGCTTTTTCCACCAGGGGCATACAAGCCTTATGGAGTATGCCCGGGAACGCGCCGACGTGGTGGTGGTCAGCCTGTTCGTCAACCCCGCCCAGTTCGGCCCAAACGAGGATCTGGACCGCTATCCCCGGGATCTCGATCACGACCGGGAGGTGGCTGCCTCAGCCGGGGTGGACATCCTTTTCACCCCTGACCCGGCAGCCATGTACGCCCCGGACGCCTCCACGTTCGTCACGGTGGAGGGGGTGTCGGCCGGGTTGTGCGGGGCCTCCCGGCCCACGCATTTTCGCGGCGTGGCCACGGTGGTGACCAAGCTTTTCATGCTGGTGAATCCCACGTTCGCCGTGTTCGGGGAAAAGGACCGCCAGCAGTTGGCTGTTATTTCTCGAATGGTACGGGATTTGAATATCCCGGTCGCCGTGGTGGGGCGGCCCATCGTGCGCGAGGCCGACGGCCTGGCTTTGAGCTCCCGCAACGTGTTTTTATCGCGCGAGGAGCGGGATCAGGCCCCGTGGATCAACAAGGCCCTGGAGGCAGGGGCGGCCCTGGCCGCCTCCGGCATCCGCGACGTAAAGACGATCCTTGCCGCCGCCCGGGACATCCTTGCGGCCTACGCCCCCCTGGGGGCGGTGGACTATCTGGAGGCCGTGGATCCGGAGTCCATGCAGCCCGTGGAGACGGCGGCGGGACCGGTGGTGCTGGCGGCGGCGGTGCAATTTTCCCGCGCCCGGCTCATCGACAACCGGCTGGCGCTGCCCCCGCACGAGGCATAA
- the truA gene encoding tRNA pseudouridine(38-40) synthase TruA, translating into MISDQSGPESLFRLRLVVAYDGTRFHGWQLQAGDRTVQGVVEKALATLTGRPVRAIGSGRTDAGVHALGQVVHADVPGTRAGLPWRRALNALLPEDVAVVEAGPAPLGFHARFGAVRKTYAYTLWTEPEFVYPQRRPFVWACGPVDRQAMALAAQEFLGRRDFAAMQNTGTDVGTTVRTMESVAASPGQTPFETVWRFTADGFLKQMVRNVMGCLVAVGKGKISPADVRSLLSEGDRTRAPATAPARGLCLESVEYGEPGHGEGRSFFDGPAPGRESGG; encoded by the coding sequence ATGATTTCGGACCAGTCCGGGCCGGAATCCCTTTTTCGACTGCGCCTGGTGGTGGCCTACGACGGCACGCGGTTTCACGGCTGGCAGCTTCAGGCCGGGGACCGCACGGTGCAGGGGGTTGTGGAAAAGGCCCTGGCGACGCTTACCGGACGGCCGGTGCGGGCCATCGGTTCCGGGCGCACGGACGCCGGGGTCCACGCCCTGGGCCAGGTGGTCCACGCCGACGTGCCGGGCACCCGGGCCGGGCTGCCCTGGCGGCGGGCCCTCAACGCCCTGTTGCCGGAGGATGTGGCCGTGGTGGAGGCCGGACCCGCTCCGCTGGGATTTCATGCCCGCTTCGGGGCGGTGCGCAAGACCTACGCCTACACCCTGTGGACCGAGCCGGAATTTGTCTATCCCCAGCGGCGTCCCTTTGTCTGGGCCTGCGGCCCCGTGGACCGGCAGGCCATGGCCCTGGCGGCCCAGGAGTTCCTGGGCCGGCGCGATTTCGCGGCCATGCAAAATACCGGCACGGACGTGGGAACGACGGTGCGCACCATGGAATCCGTCGCCGCGTCGCCGGGGCAGACCCCCTTCGAGACGGTCTGGCGGTTTACGGCCGACGGGTTTCTCAAGCAGATGGTGCGCAATGTCATGGGCTGTCTGGTAGCCGTGGGCAAAGGGAAGATCTCCCCCGCCGACGTCCGCTCCCTGTTGTCCGAAGGGGACAGAACCCGGGCCCCGGCAACCGCCCCGGCCCGGGGGCTGTGTCTGGAATCGGTGGAGTATGGGGAGCCTGGCCACGGGGAGGGGCGATCTTTTTTTGACGGCCCCGCGCCGGGGCGGGAGAGCGGGGGCTGA
- a CDS encoding DUF3536 domain-containing protein codes for MDRFLCIHGHFYQPPREDPWLGALLPEGSAAPSANWNERICRESYAPLSRARRLDGTGRIMDIFNLYEWISFNFGPTLCRWMAAQAPETLARVVVGDRASLARLGHGNALAQVCHHVILPLASDLDKHLEVGWAVADFRHRFGRDPEGMWLSEAAVDTASLEVLAENGIAFTVLAPCQAAFVADLDGGGRRAVSEWDLDITRPYRAMLPSGRHVDIFFYHGGLSQAVAFERLLADGENFWHRLSGAAGPGLLALATDGETYGHHFQFGEMALAYVMAQAASGRDGLSPTNFGAYLAKNPPQHRVWLREPSAWSCVHGVERWRSDCGCTNGEHPGYNQKWRGPLRDALNLLKAEVDAHYFAVGEGLFRDPRGALLAYGEVLCGAMDKADFESARFVPGLAADKRSLAWTLLSMQRFAVSSFASCAWFFDELTRIEPVNALTYALRAMDLARDTGMVDPEERFLRELEKACSNDPAMGDGRDVWNNLVTPRRATVKTLALQTLVTLEAEDRLPGPGSPGQAVAWPAVTASVGLDAATGDGCATGTFSLAWTLESRLERYGLSLSPGAGGGLPGGRACLSWPNGDRQESVALEAAGLAWNKRQAAADTLAGHAESRLWEASLALAAKGLRLLPEIQEAQVTVNLAPLWVGMYPGLVWHRLFGPELTPGRAALLDAFLRATGKDNPGAAALAQRVLREFLDRLSGPEPDFAALALAVARGRAIGFDPDWWAVQNLLWERFGGRGACRPLAELLWFAG; via the coding sequence ATGGACCGATTTTTGTGCATCCACGGCCATTTCTACCAGCCTCCCCGGGAAGACCCCTGGCTTGGGGCGCTTTTGCCCGAGGGCAGCGCCGCGCCGAGCGCCAACTGGAACGAGCGCATCTGCCGGGAGTCCTACGCCCCCCTGTCCCGGGCCCGCCGCCTGGACGGCACGGGGCGGATCATGGACATCTTCAACCTGTACGAATGGATCAGCTTCAACTTCGGCCCCACCCTGTGCCGCTGGATGGCCGCACAGGCCCCCGAGACCCTGGCCCGGGTGGTGGTGGGCGACCGGGCAAGCCTGGCCAGGCTTGGGCACGGCAACGCCCTGGCCCAGGTCTGCCACCATGTGATCCTGCCCCTGGCTTCGGACCTGGACAAGCATCTGGAGGTGGGCTGGGCCGTGGCCGATTTCCGGCATCGTTTCGGCCGCGACCCCGAGGGCATGTGGCTGTCCGAGGCCGCCGTGGACACGGCCTCCCTGGAGGTGCTGGCCGAAAACGGCATCGCCTTCACCGTGCTGGCCCCGTGCCAGGCGGCCTTTGTGGCCGATCTGGACGGCGGCGGCCGCCGGGCCGTGTCCGAATGGGATCTGGACATCACCCGGCCCTACCGGGCCATGCTGCCGTCGGGGCGGCATGTGGACATCTTTTTCTACCACGGCGGCCTGTCCCAGGCCGTGGCCTTCGAGCGGCTTCTGGCCGATGGCGAGAACTTCTGGCACAGGCTCTCGGGCGCGGCCGGACCCGGGCTTCTGGCCCTGGCCACGGACGGTGAGACTTATGGCCACCATTTCCAGTTCGGGGAGATGGCCCTGGCCTATGTCATGGCCCAGGCCGCCTCGGGCCGCGATGGCCTGTCGCCCACCAATTTCGGGGCGTATCTGGCCAAAAACCCGCCCCAGCACCGGGTGTGGCTGCGCGAGCCTTCGGCCTGGAGCTGCGTGCACGGGGTGGAACGCTGGCGTTCGGACTGCGGCTGCACCAACGGCGAGCACCCGGGCTACAACCAGAAATGGCGCGGGCCCTTGCGCGACGCCCTGAACCTGCTCAAGGCGGAGGTGGACGCCCACTATTTCGCCGTCGGGGAGGGCCTTTTCCGCGATCCCCGGGGGGCGCTTCTGGCCTATGGCGAGGTGCTGTGCGGGGCCATGGACAAGGCCGATTTCGAATCGGCCCGCTTTGTCCCCGGGCTTGCCGCCGACAAACGCTCCCTGGCCTGGACGCTTCTCTCCATGCAGCGCTTCGCCGTGTCCTCGTTCGCCAGTTGCGCCTGGTTTTTCGACGAGCTGACCCGCATCGAGCCGGTCAACGCCCTGACCTATGCCCTGCGGGCCATGGATCTGGCCCGGGATACGGGCATGGTCGATCCCGAGGAGCGTTTTTTGCGCGAGCTGGAAAAGGCCTGCTCCAACGACCCGGCCATGGGCGACGGCCGCGACGTCTGGAACAACCTGGTCACGCCGCGCCGGGCCACGGTGAAGACCCTGGCCCTGCAGACGCTTGTGACCCTTGAGGCCGAGGACCGCCTGCCCGGACCCGGCAGTCCGGGGCAGGCCGTGGCCTGGCCCGCCGTGACCGCCTCCGTGGGCCTGGACGCGGCCACGGGGGATGGCTGCGCCACCGGGACGTTCTCCCTGGCCTGGACCCTGGAAAGCCGCCTGGAGCGGTACGGGCTGTCGCTTTCCCCGGGAGCGGGCGGCGGCCTTCCCGGAGGCCGGGCCTGCCTGTCCTGGCCGAACGGCGACAGGCAGGAGTCCGTGGCCCTTGAGGCTGCGGGCCTGGCCTGGAACAAGCGGCAGGCTGCGGCCGACACATTGGCCGGGCACGCCGAGTCCCGCCTGTGGGAGGCCTCCCTGGCCCTGGCCGCCAAGGGCCTGCGGCTTTTGCCGGAGATTCAGGAGGCCCAGGTCACGGTCAATCTGGCCCCCTTGTGGGTCGGGATGTATCCGGGGCTTGTGTGGCATCGCCTGTTCGGGCCGGAGCTGACCCCTGGCCGGGCGGCCCTGCTGGACGCCTTTTTGCGCGCCACGGGGAAGGACAACCCCGGCGCTGCGGCGCTTGCGCAGCGGGTGCTCCGGGAGTTTCTGGACCGGCTGTCCGGGCCGGAACCGGATTTTGCGGCCCTGGCCCTGGCCGTGGCCCGGGGCCGGGCCATTGGATTTGATCCGGACTGGTGGGCGGTGCAGAACCTTTTGTGGGAGCGGTTTGGCGGGCGCGGGGCCTGCCGTCCCCTGGCCGAACTCTTGTGGTTCGCCGGATGA